A genome region from Deltaproteobacteria bacterium includes the following:
- a CDS encoding DUF3365 domain-containing protein: MRGFDSHRPLQRPTCDQPRSAKDGLVFFRPARRGDTVKRKLSTILAACVLLAAAPAGAAAPAALFERAEEIAREITILRSSLAASFVGGGSDADIETFRGVCGQVVRRIKGISAREGVTIRHSAVRYRNPANAATPDEKALIERFDSDRTLLSITEMREKEGKKTIAFHMPVFVERSCLACHGPAALRPRFVKERYGDDRAYGFVPGDIRGMISVIFTIP, translated from the coding sequence ATACGTGGGTTCGATTCCCATCGCCCGCTCCAACGGCCTACATGCGACCAGCCCCGCTCCGCGAAGGACGGGCTGGTTTTTTTTCGCCCTGCCCGGCGAGGTGACACCGTGAAACGGAAACTTTCGACCATCCTGGCCGCCTGCGTCCTCCTTGCGGCCGCTCCCGCCGGCGCGGCCGCCCCCGCCGCCCTCTTCGAGAGGGCCGAAGAAATAGCCAGGGAGATAACCATCCTGAGAAGTTCGCTGGCCGCAAGTTTTGTCGGCGGCGGCTCGGACGCGGACATCGAGACCTTCAGGGGGGTGTGCGGCCAGGTCGTCCGCCGCATAAAGGGCATATCGGCGCGCGAAGGCGTCACCATAAGACACTCCGCCGTCAGGTACCGCAACCCGGCCAACGCGGCCACGCCGGACGAGAAGGCCCTCATCGAAAGATTCGACAGCGACAGGACACTGCTCTCCATCACCGAGATGAGGGAGAAGGAGGGCAAAAAGACCATCGCCTTCCACATGCCCGTATTCGTCGAGAGGTCATGCCTGGCCTGTCACGGACCGGCCGCCCTGCGGCCGCGATTCGTCAAGGAGAGGTACGGCGACGACAGGGCCTACGGCTTTGTGCCCGGCGACATTCGAGGCATGATATCCGTCATATTCACCATCCCCTGA
- the spoVG gene encoding septation regulator SpoVG, translating into MRITEVKVLPVDGDDKLKAFVTIKLDGCFIIRDMKVIKGTNGYFVAMPAKKMKNGTYRDLIHPLDQSTRQMLEDEVLNEYKRMQNKFAMGERPTDADRATA; encoded by the coding sequence ATGCGTATCACAGAGGTCAAGGTTCTGCCCGTAGACGGTGACGACAAGCTCAAGGCTTTCGTCACGATCAAGCTCGACGGTTGCTTCATCATCAGGGACATGAAGGTCATCAAAGGAACCAACGGATACTTCGTTGCCATGCCTGCCAAGAAGATGAAGAACGGCACCTACCGGGACCTCATCCATCCCCTCGACCAGTCCACAAGGCAGATGCTCGAAGACGAGGTGCTCAACGAGTACAAGCGCATGCAAAACAAGTTCGCAATGGGCGAGCGCCCCACAGACGCCGACAGGGCCACCGCCTGA
- a CDS encoding phosphoribosylformylglycinamidine cyclo-ligase — translation MKSRLTYRSAGVDIDEGERLVRLIKPLAKSTERPGLVSGIGGFGALFSGRFKGMEEPLIVSSTDGVGTKLRVAFMADRHDTVGIDLVAMCVNDIVVSGAEPLFFLDYLACGSLDAVRAARVVRGIAAGCREAGCALAGGETAEMPGMYAAGEYDLAGFAVGVVDRPRLVDGSRVGPGDSVIGLASNGLHSNGYSLARKVFFERMGLGLGDRPRGLRRTLASELLRPTRIYVKPVLALLERPFTVTAMAHITGGGLPENLPRVLPHGVKVEIRRGSWPVPPVFRLLKQGGGLDDEEMMRTFNCGVGFVVIARGGDEEGVLEALNAMGEKAWVIGRVVEGRGAPSVEVVG, via the coding sequence ATGAAGAGCAGACTCACCTACAGGAGTGCGGGCGTTGACATCGACGAGGGCGAGCGTCTGGTGAGGCTCATAAAGCCGCTTGCGAAGTCGACGGAGCGGCCGGGGCTCGTGAGCGGCATCGGCGGCTTCGGCGCGCTCTTTTCGGGTCGCTTCAAGGGGATGGAGGAGCCGCTTATAGTCTCATCGACCGACGGCGTGGGCACGAAGCTGCGGGTCGCCTTCATGGCCGACCGCCACGATACCGTGGGGATCGACCTCGTGGCCATGTGCGTCAACGACATCGTCGTAAGCGGGGCCGAACCGCTCTTCTTTCTCGATTACCTCGCCTGCGGCTCTCTCGACGCCGTCAGGGCGGCCAGGGTCGTCAGGGGTATCGCCGCCGGGTGCAGGGAGGCGGGATGCGCCCTCGCCGGCGGAGAGACGGCCGAGATGCCCGGCATGTACGCCGCCGGAGAGTACGACCTGGCGGGATTCGCCGTCGGCGTCGTCGACAGGCCCAGGCTCGTCGACGGCTCGCGCGTCGGGCCCGGCGACTCGGTCATAGGGCTCGCCTCGAACGGGCTGCACAGCAACGGCTACTCCCTGGCGCGCAAGGTCTTCTTCGAGCGCATGGGGCTCGGCCTCGGCGACAGGCCCAGGGGGCTGCGGCGCACCCTCGCCTCCGAGCTCCTGAGACCGACCCGCATATATGTGAAGCCCGTTCTCGCCCTCCTGGAGAGACCCTTCACCGTGACGGCCATGGCGCACATAACGGGCGGCGGGCTGCCGGAGAACCTGCCGAGGGTGCTGCCCCACGGCGTCAAGGTCGAGATAAGACGGGGCTCCTGGCCCGTGCCGCCCGTCTTCCGCCTCCTAAAGCAAGGGGGCGGGCTCGACGATGAAGAGATGATGAGGACCTTCAACTGCGGCGTGGGCTTTGTGGTGATCGCAAGAGGCGGCGACGAGGAGGGCGTGCTCGAAGCGCTGAACGCCATGGGCGAGAAGGCCTGGGTCATAGGCCGGGTCGTCGAGGGCAGGGGGGCGCCATCGGTGGAGGTGGTCGGTTGA
- a CDS encoding phosphoribosylglycinamide formyltransferase produces the protein MRGGRRPLPIAVLVSGGGTNLQAIIDAVEAGLLDARIRVVLSNRPGAYALERAARAGIPIEVVEGRGFPDRGAYDERLVEVLRRYDIELVVLAGFMRILSPAFIKAFAGRIMNIHPSLLPSFPGLDVQRKALEAGVKFSGCTVHFVDEGVDTGPIIIQAVVPVLDDDTVESLSARILEQEHRIYPQAIRLFAEGRLRVEGRRVLVRDGEGASGALANPPVRIFDRG, from the coding sequence CTGCGGGGAGGGCGCCGGCCGCTCCCCATAGCCGTGCTCGTCTCGGGCGGAGGCACCAATCTCCAGGCCATAATCGACGCCGTCGAGGCGGGGCTCCTCGACGCGCGCATCCGCGTGGTGCTGAGCAACAGGCCCGGCGCCTACGCCCTGGAGCGGGCAGCGAGGGCGGGCATACCGATCGAGGTCGTCGAGGGCCGGGGCTTCCCGGACCGCGGCGCCTACGACGAGCGGCTCGTCGAGGTCCTGCGCCGCTACGACATCGAGCTCGTCGTGCTCGCCGGTTTCATGCGCATCCTCTCTCCGGCCTTCATAAAGGCCTTCGCCGGCAGGATAATGAACATCCACCCCTCTCTTCTGCCGAGCTTTCCCGGTCTCGACGTGCAGAGAAAGGCCCTCGAGGCGGGGGTCAAGTTCTCGGGCTGCACGGTCCACTTCGTCGACGAGGGCGTGGATACGGGACCGATCATCATCCAGGCCGTCGTGCCCGTGCTCGACGACGACACGGTGGAGAGCCTCTCGGCGAGGATACTGGAGCAGGAGCACCGCATCTACCCGCAGGCCATCCGTCTCTTTGCCGAGGGCCGCCTCAGGGTCGAGGGGCGGCGGGTCCTGGTGCGCGACGGCGAGGGAGCCTCGGGCGCACTCGCCAACCCCCCGGTAAGGATCTTCGACCGTGGCTGA
- a CDS encoding DUF523 domain-containing protein → MLVSACLLGLCTRYDGSHARRREVFDALGARTAVAVCPEQLGGMATPRPRVEIRGGDGADVLDGRAAAVDEEGRDVTALMLRGAFQTLGLARISSAREALLKERSPSCGVVAVARGAGERSGRGVAAALLERNGIRLKGFS, encoded by the coding sequence GTGCTGGTGAGCGCCTGCCTTTTGGGGCTGTGCACCCGTTACGACGGCTCCCATGCCAGGCGCCGGGAGGTCTTCGATGCGCTCGGTGCGAGGACGGCCGTGGCCGTATGTCCCGAGCAGCTCGGCGGCATGGCCACGCCGCGCCCGAGGGTGGAGATACGGGGCGGAGACGGAGCGGACGTGCTCGACGGCCGCGCCGCGGCGGTTGACGAAGAGGGCCGCGACGTGACGGCGCTCATGCTTCGCGGCGCCTTCCAGACCCTCGGGCTTGCGCGCATAAGCTCGGCGCGCGAGGCGCTGCTCAAGGAGAGGAGCCCCTCGTGCGGTGTCGTGGCCGTCGCGCGCGGCGCGGGAGAGCGGAGCGGAAGAGGCGTGGCGGCGGCGCTTCTTGAAAGAAACGGTATACGGCTCAAGGGATTCTCTTAG
- a CDS encoding tetratricopeptide repeat protein produces MRSSRALLLCLLLVVPAACAVRKPVREVVEPPPKVELSEEDFARAAIEKWRRYMSLADDYDLSVETALRLTEHYFEARDILYKKEMEEYEAAVERYEKGEITEEPIAPVRDYGELIDRLAVLAGRNRFGRGADALRYALGYALYEDGRVDEAVEVFEGLIGDFPRTPYYVEVSFRLGEIYFETGQMGEAIESYERVLAHPDSVFYFKAIYKLAWVYYKLDEFENAADSFFTIMESFGEQGRERASTGLWEEGFSGAVMALSHFARIEKAVDYLRSRGVRAYTPGVLQSLGSTLHEAGRYEEALYVYNVFVELFPEDERTPFTYAVIAELYDELDKADRAMSTRWDLAQRYNPTTAWYGRLYPAGNAELDRLVAAAMLSSARAYHVKGRGADTVLLEKALKGYTTFLDAFPDSDKALDVRLLAAETLFDLERYEEAVVEYSRVLDLSAPGARRGEIAFSAILTYEVIFYRYKGGSTDNIRHAEEVLDRYGDDLSAVYRYEDSVYKVADMYSRLGLYARARERIQPLTRRGEPEKAYRRLAELYMEEGDLEGAEKSYGELVSLSGEREYRRRLAAVKFKIAERLIGEDSYDEASSKLMETFETDPGSEVGEAALLRLGNLHIRRKLMGELERVVAVYRRAYPDSEGPLSLLLEAAGAVEREEPVRAASIYEKASFMASDAAAAALVLRAGLLFESSGELLSAVRAFRRYLAVEAIEPEMEEEVRYRLGKAQMDSGAVEEGLATMRELVEWAGESRGYYVAKARLVLLREAMEGYFAVRLVEPVEENLVKKTRLLQSLMSELSQLIDFGIAELLPEIYYPVGLILEDYKVSLLESERPEGLTAEELEEYDFLLEEKAIPYDERAVAAYENGYRAGVEQALFNEWVVKSLERLAELRPATYRRSFDTGGAELVYVVPGPIMAESVL; encoded by the coding sequence ATGCGTTCCTCCCGGGCCCTTCTGCTTTGTCTGCTCCTCGTCGTCCCGGCCGCCTGCGCCGTCAGGAAGCCGGTGCGGGAGGTGGTGGAGCCGCCGCCGAAGGTCGAGCTCTCGGAAGAGGATTTTGCAAGGGCGGCCATAGAGAAGTGGCGGCGCTACATGTCTCTCGCCGACGACTACGACCTGTCGGTGGAGACGGCCCTCAGGCTCACGGAGCACTACTTCGAGGCCCGCGACATCCTCTACAAGAAGGAGATGGAGGAGTACGAGGCGGCCGTGGAGCGCTACGAAAAGGGCGAGATCACGGAGGAGCCCATAGCGCCGGTCCGCGACTACGGCGAGCTCATCGACCGTCTCGCCGTGCTCGCGGGGCGCAACAGGTTCGGCCGCGGCGCCGACGCCCTGCGCTACGCCCTGGGATACGCCCTCTACGAGGACGGCCGCGTCGACGAGGCCGTCGAGGTCTTCGAGGGACTCATCGGGGACTTCCCGCGGACCCCCTACTACGTAGAGGTGAGCTTCCGCCTCGGCGAGATCTACTTCGAGACCGGCCAGATGGGCGAGGCCATAGAGAGCTACGAGCGTGTGCTCGCCCACCCGGACTCGGTCTTCTACTTCAAGGCCATATACAAGCTCGCCTGGGTATACTACAAGCTCGACGAGTTCGAGAACGCCGCCGACTCGTTCTTCACCATAATGGAGAGCTTCGGCGAGCAGGGCCGGGAGCGGGCATCCACGGGCCTCTGGGAAGAGGGCTTTTCAGGGGCCGTAATGGCGCTCTCCCACTTTGCGAGGATCGAGAAGGCCGTAGACTACCTCCGCTCCCGCGGCGTGCGCGCCTACACCCCTGGGGTCCTTCAGAGCCTGGGCTCCACGCTCCATGAGGCGGGCAGGTACGAAGAGGCCCTGTACGTCTACAACGTCTTCGTGGAGCTCTTCCCCGAGGACGAGAGGACACCCTTCACATACGCGGTCATAGCCGAACTCTACGACGAGCTCGACAAGGCCGACAGGGCGATGAGCACCAGGTGGGACCTGGCCCAGCGCTACAACCCCACGACCGCCTGGTACGGCAGGCTCTATCCCGCGGGCAACGCCGAGCTCGACAGGCTCGTCGCGGCCGCCATGCTCTCGTCGGCGAGGGCCTACCACGTCAAGGGACGCGGCGCCGACACGGTGCTCCTCGAAAAGGCCCTCAAAGGCTATACGACCTTTCTCGACGCCTTCCCGGACTCGGACAAGGCCCTCGATGTGCGCCTTCTCGCCGCCGAGACGCTCTTCGACCTCGAGCGTTACGAAGAGGCCGTCGTCGAGTACTCGAGGGTGCTCGACCTCTCTGCGCCGGGCGCCAGGCGCGGTGAGATAGCCTTCTCCGCCATCCTCACCTACGAGGTCATCTTCTACCGCTACAAGGGCGGCTCCACCGACAACATACGGCACGCCGAAGAGGTGCTCGACCGTTACGGCGACGACCTCTCGGCCGTATACAGGTACGAGGACTCGGTCTACAAGGTGGCCGACATGTACTCGCGCCTCGGTCTCTACGCCAGGGCCAGGGAGAGGATCCAGCCCCTTACGCGCAGGGGGGAGCCCGAGAAGGCGTACCGCAGGCTCGCCGAGCTCTACATGGAGGAGGGGGACCTCGAAGGCGCCGAGAAGAGCTACGGGGAGCTTGTCTCCCTATCGGGCGAGCGGGAGTATCGGCGCAGGCTTGCGGCGGTGAAGTTCAAGATCGCCGAGAGGCTCATAGGCGAGGACTCCTACGACGAGGCGTCGTCCAAGCTCATGGAGACGTTCGAGACCGACCCGGGCTCGGAGGTCGGCGAGGCGGCGCTGCTGCGGCTGGGAAACCTCCATATAAGGCGTAAGCTCATGGGCGAGCTCGAGCGGGTGGTGGCCGTCTACCGCCGCGCCTATCCGGACTCCGAGGGGCCGCTATCGCTGCTCCTCGAGGCGGCCGGGGCCGTGGAGAGGGAAGAGCCCGTGAGGGCGGCGTCCATATACGAGAAGGCGTCGTTCATGGCCTCGGACGCGGCCGCCGCGGCGCTTGTGCTCCGGGCGGGGCTGCTCTTCGAGTCGTCGGGCGAGCTCTTGAGCGCAGTGAGGGCCTTCAGGCGATACCTGGCCGTCGAGGCCATAGAGCCGGAGATGGAGGAAGAGGTCCGCTACAGGCTCGGCAAGGCGCAGATGGACTCGGGCGCCGTCGAGGAGGGGCTGGCCACCATGCGGGAGCTCGTCGAGTGGGCCGGAGAGTCCAGGGGATACTACGTGGCCAAGGCGAGACTGGTCTTGCTTCGAGAGGCCATGGAGGGTTATTTCGCCGTAAGGCTCGTGGAGCCGGTGGAGGAGAATCTCGTCAAGAAGACACGGCTACTGCAGTCGCTGATGAGCGAGCTCTCCCAGCTCATCGACTTCGGCATAGCCGAGCTCCTGCCGGAGATATACTATCCCGTGGGGCTCATCCTCGAGGACTACAAGGTCTCGCTCCTGGAGAGCGAGAGGCCCGAGGGACTCACGGCCGAAGAGCTCGAGGAGTACGACTTTCTGCTGGAGGAGAAGGCCATACCCTATGACGAGCGGGCCGTGGCGGCCTACGAGAACGGCTACAGGGCCGGCGTGGAGCAGGCTCTATTCAACGAGTGGGTCGTAAAGAGCCTTGAGCGGCTCGCCGAGCTGCGGCCCGCGACCTACAGGAGGAGCTTCGACACGGGAGGGGCGGAGCTCGTCTACGTCGTGCCGGGGCCGATCATGGCGGAGAGCGTGTTGTGA
- a CDS encoding tetratricopeptide repeat protein yields the protein MTGRAAAALLCLLIVAGCAGPALRKEAAPGEAVSGKAPSGDAAAVEEAAAGAGAPQPGELTGPPEAAEEVEGEVVGEEVIEAEPRRPPEAASDDAAAVGEPEEEVSQEEVIGFFLKGAFKRLDDDPAAARRIYQKVISMAPANWLAHYNLGMLMMWEGELEGARRELLLALENARRPPSDIYAALGMVHLRLGMTEEAIRYFDDGLGVERSPAMLMNAANAYQEAGRLEEALRNYRKVEAVDPEFRGLDYNLGMLLFRMGHYDGALHRFEQALERDEAPRRTLLLLKARTLLKLGEPAAALQILQRLADDGEDKAAIYRNMGIIYELYMGDMERAARNYELYLAAAGEDDPEVGRWLRLVRARLERAGGGEGPP from the coding sequence TTGACAGGGAGGGCGGCGGCGGCGCTTCTGTGTCTGCTTATCGTCGCGGGATGCGCCGGACCAGCTTTGAGGAAGGAGGCCGCGCCAGGCGAAGCCGTATCCGGCAAGGCCCCATCCGGCGATGCCGCCGCCGTCGAGGAGGCGGCCGCTGGGGCCGGCGCGCCGCAGCCCGGTGAGCTGACCGGGCCGCCTGAGGCCGCGGAGGAGGTCGAGGGGGAAGTCGTCGGGGAGGAGGTGATCGAGGCCGAGCCCCGGCGCCCGCCAGAGGCCGCCTCCGATGACGCCGCGGCCGTGGGGGAGCCGGAAGAGGAGGTCTCGCAGGAGGAGGTCATAGGGTTCTTCCTCAAGGGCGCCTTCAAGCGCCTCGACGACGACCCGGCGGCGGCCAGGAGGATATACCAGAAGGTCATCTCCATGGCCCCGGCCAACTGGCTCGCCCACTACAACCTCGGAATGCTCATGATGTGGGAGGGGGAGCTCGAGGGGGCGAGAAGGGAGCTTCTCCTGGCGCTCGAAAACGCGCGCCGGCCGCCTTCGGATATATACGCGGCCCTGGGCATGGTGCATCTGCGGCTCGGCATGACCGAAGAGGCCATAAGATACTTCGACGACGGCCTCGGTGTAGAGAGGTCGCCCGCCATGCTCATGAACGCCGCCAACGCCTACCAGGAGGCCGGAAGGCTCGAAGAGGCGCTGCGCAACTACAGGAAGGTCGAGGCCGTGGACCCGGAGTTCCGGGGACTCGACTACAACCTCGGCATGCTGCTCTTCAGGATGGGCCACTACGACGGCGCGCTTCACAGGTTCGAGCAGGCCCTGGAGCGCGACGAGGCGCCGCGCCGCACCCTGCTGCTGCTCAAGGCCAGAACGCTTCTAAAGCTCGGAGAGCCGGCGGCCGCCCTACAGATACTCCAGAGACTTGCCGATGATGGTGAAGACAAGGCCGCGATCTACAGGAACATGGGCATAATCTACGAGCTCTACATGGGAGACATGGAGAGGGCGGCAAGAAACTACGAGCTCTACCTCGCCGCGGCGGGAGAGGACGACCCTGAGGTGGGCCGCTGGCTCCGCCTGGTGAGGGCGAGGCTTGAGAGGGCCGGGGGAGGGGAGGGCCCGCCGTGA
- a CDS encoding MotA/TolQ/ExbB proton channel family protein, with the protein MELIASFFREGGMFIWFILLVSIVGFAIMVERGVLLIFRYNLNSRALWAKVEKFVKDGHLDRAEALCANSPVPLMRILHRAISAASGTEKDIQNAVDEAALEVIPSIDKRVPYLATLANIATLLGLLGTIQGLIQAFAAIGSADPSQKASLLASGISIALYSTAFGLIVAIPMLVMYSVLLSKAHRIIDEIDEFSIKIINLLARYREGR; encoded by the coding sequence ATGGAGCTCATCGCTTCTTTTTTCAGGGAAGGCGGCATGTTCATATGGTTCATACTGCTCGTCTCCATCGTGGGGTTCGCCATCATGGTGGAGCGCGGCGTGCTTCTCATCTTCAGGTACAACCTCAACAGCCGCGCCCTGTGGGCCAAGGTCGAGAAGTTCGTAAAGGACGGCCACCTCGACCGGGCCGAGGCCCTCTGCGCCAACTCTCCGGTGCCCCTGATGAGGATACTCCACAGGGCCATCTCGGCGGCCTCGGGCACGGAAAAGGACATCCAGAACGCCGTGGACGAGGCGGCCCTCGAGGTGATCCCATCCATCGACAAGCGCGTGCCCTACCTCGCCACGCTGGCCAACATAGCAACGCTTCTGGGGCTGCTCGGCACCATCCAGGGCCTCATCCAGGCATTCGCCGCCATAGGCAGCGCCGACCCCTCGCAGAAGGCCTCGCTCCTTGCAAGCGGCATATCCATAGCCCTCTACTCCACGGCCTTCGGCCTCATCGTGGCCATACCGATGCTCGTCATGTACTCGGTCCTCCTCTCCAAGGCCCACAGGATCATCGACGAGATAGACGAGTTCTCCATAAAGATCATCAACCTCCTGGCCCGCTACAGGGAGGGCCGTTAG